A window of the Chanodichthys erythropterus isolate Z2021 chromosome 21, ASM2448905v1, whole genome shotgun sequence genome harbors these coding sequences:
- the espl1 gene encoding separin isoform X3, translating into MKCLRTEDYVQQLSCVKDTVVLHNELKKQVDDGLGPYGRTMCDRIIRACNQRLASGNLDPAHQERIVELVELAILGFELLEESGMQSNPFYLEKIVFHILQKVSSLGAHGPACRLGQLMYRRLKRLSAETDDFHVLVRNCFAVLWNSLLSNRASGSTLPPRDRLHCQLQALTFKLLEQGSSSACFPSKVPLFVEEAVVEFERSCGCFTHDDVSFLTSELRELFFGPLINPQDSAVTCPSLAVRCEVVFKVCKLLCKSRFSAEAVGLLRGTLEGVDGHVGLHSALSLADCAVQLQCALSSGGECSKAFTECARALRVLPHAVSAPEFHALLEACQLVVWSLEAGQCKGMDLTTLLACFSFLEEYQELLLAQQKDSFSQQVQYSLCFSFYQGFISTYDSLHASQVSAGDCLDRVLLYCQATVGRMLAELRTLNNDNFLLKGVCAVNNVVFELFNRKLYEGAFGLAVIVCQELCKDCPPSLPLDRVNRCFMLTVQCSRRGGQLERALDWIVRWIRVLGTQIFDHVAEPVSLWVKTKCDAARAGEDDTRLRTLRDGLGEAFKDEEVLMCLLEEELRVYKEQTGDTAQERYNTLCDLLDICHEETPHTLRRATYLCEMAQVVCYQDFSQQTDCSAVDFTHEALRLLEAEPETTENADRLKDEKAHACLWLYICTLESNLQEAVDTEKRLRAVQEENKTELNMDSVPTNDLEYEDKQKSQESQLVYDGLRFNLLAHSKLSEPLDRCLSLWRSLLRGSVPAVRDPKHTAYSMTLMAALYTLMGKHLQALEAYQLAADLFRSLGDAQNSANAFCHSTRILLYLGSPQLAQVELQKAEESLTSVLSSEGSSVISMLAMLQKSQIHYALGQLERGVCCLMEVIKESAQHHSKSWYLLRARALQTASEYLSLDTQALDSQLRQSITQHGLKTPDTAQYEGLKLLCSLVMMLLGNGFYGAPGQNTDTRFVDQGDSVVFKWLLLSEVLVSSERMVIVRSSSGAIHEAKAQCLEALKLATKLQTLSHCAELLVLKAELELMKGASEASSLDLEQVRNLLDLCTDFGQGQQQKSDMKIKPRKGRPAAPSSSGQTLEEDDDLSGILSSRALLKEPVEAMSRLGSQGASPPLKPKRQRGLSCLTHAESCSCPCCSELSVARVSIHWALLQAELQTDPEHSRRLRQSARKRCRSVTAKLQSSLAALVCSKKAAGLCLSLLQVERGKMHLGAVLQLLRTGNKGKDTVLWEEIEAGLEAVMNKVALKPELGPIRAALLGAKAVACCLALAMKKQCTPEELFYSVWDWNPPKSKPQLKPKSKHRSKSPISEITPPEAGVKHHPDIKSGSDDHESRKTKDTSVVSKKAKDLAPKMTTTKSSMIFKTPKATRTSRSKSVSTSTGVSDLKAFDFTNEVPEISVNFTPSLHTSASHRGITKSKVASKGSFEVYKDSSPAEEKHVVVPAAPKRNMRSRFKVEFSDESDAEAAPPPVVEKSEKKRNACNSKTSRTLKPSDAKVVNPTVESEPPRRSRTAKQSTALPSTSCLSSEEETAVSSQTRTRRGRSKKSQSSEVTEEPEKMRMIKEDEDEVLLDVSLEELRGSDSEINDTGSPDADCEVLRRDLAADVGRECFSELRRTGQNGSGSHTTLQHASTPLADLSIEVVQSYLRSSWLLLHHFPPPSLYPHICSLLAQSLGQTDPITTAMLHAHSLGVSTRHHMTRHVVSQFRKLKKSCNDVAEGLGALSLEETSRATQSQKLSALEQIFSFASSHPTQFPQTHCQQFTQQMKDLPAGITVCMLSLAGVYPDEIGSTILLTQLERGSTPITVRIPTANRERSVAMLLEEMDGVLKGQKEVSMVAEKSQWWEGRKALDARVEKMLEEMEEALGVWRALLLPLSSDPELEVQVKSFQKALKGTKITQDILRVVLSASPLLSLPDLQCLVEGMGQQDKDFLRLLQCGVTKLRGREEPQGHTVLILDKYMQRLPWENIACLKTCSVTRMPSLHAVLGHSHLKEMDSSCVLSSGVNPKKVYYVLNPDGNLPDTENRFKDWFTGEHGRGFVELLLIQINYTRL; encoded by the exons ATGAAGTGCCTGAGAACAGAGGACTATGTCCAACAGTTATCTTGTGTGAAAGACACTGTAGTCCTTCACAACGAGcttaag AAACAAGTGGATGATGGGCTTGGTCCTTATGGTCGAACAATGTGCGATCGTATCATCCGGGCATGCAACCAGCGTCTGGCCAGTGGGAATCTGGACCCTGCCCATCAAGAGCGGATAGTGGAGCTGGTGGAACTGGCCATTCTAGGGTTTGAATTGCTCGAAGAGTCCGGAATGCAGAGCAACCCATTTTATCTCGAGAAAATAGTCTTCCATATCCTACAGAAGGTCTCTAGCCTTGGAGCTCATGGCCCTGCTTGTCGATTAGGCCAACTCATGTATAGAAGACTGAAGCGTTTGTCTGCAGAG ACGGATGACTTCCATGTTCTGGTGCGGAATTGCTTTGCAGTGCTGTGGAACAGTCTCCTGTCTAACAGAGCGAGTGGTTCCACCCTCCCTCCACGGGACAGACTTCACTGTCAACTGCAAGCTTTAACCTTCAAACTCCTAGAACAAGGGTCCAGCTCGGCCTGTTTCCCATCCAAAGTCCCTCTGTTTGTAGAGGAAGCAGTAGTGGAGTTTGAACGATCGTGTGGGTGTTTTACTCATGACGATGTGAGTTTTCTGACCTCTGAATTACGAGAACTGTTCTTTGGTCCTTTGATCAATCCACAAGACTCTGCGGTGACCTGTCCCTCGCTGGCTGTGCGGTGTGAGGTGGTGTTTAAAGTGTGTAAACTGCTCTGTAAGAGTCGATTTTCAGCCGAGGCTGTTGGACTGTTGCGTGGCACCCTGGAAGGGGTTGATGGTCATGTGGGTTTGCATTCGGCTCTGAGTCTTGCAGATTGCGCAGTGCAGCTGCAGTGTGCGTTAAGCTCAGGAGGTGAATGCAGTAAGGCTTTCACCGAATGTGCACGTGCACTTAGGGTGCTGCCCCATGCCGTGTCGGCTCCAGAATTTCATGCCTTATTAGAGGCTTGTCAGCTAGTGGTTTGGTCGTTGGAAGCTGGTCAGTGTAAAGGGATGGATTTAACCACATTGTTGGCTTGCTTTTCCTTTTTAGAAGAATATCAGGAACTTCTGCTTGCCCAGCAAAAG GACTCGTTTTCGCAGCAGGTGCAGTACTCCCTTTGTTTCAGCTTTTACCAGGGCTTTATTAGCACATACGATAGTCTTCACGCATCCCAG GTGTCAGCGGGCGATTGTCTGGACAGGGTGCTGTTGTACTGCCAGGCGACTGTGGGACGCATGCTTGCTGAACTGCGAACACTCAACAATGACAATTTCTTACTTAAAGGAG TGTGTGCGGTGAATAATGTGGTGTTTGAGCTGTTTAACAGGAAGCTGTATGAGGGAGCCTTTGGTTTGGCTGTGATTGTGTGTCAGGAGCTGTGTAAGGACTGCCCACCCTCTCTTCCTCTGGATAGG GTAAATCGTTGTTTCATGCTGACGGTGCAGTGTAGCCGGCGTGGAGGTCAGCTGGAGCGAGCTCTAGACTGGATAGTGCGCTGGATTCGGGTTTTGGGCACGCAGATTTTTGATCATGTTGCAGAACCTGTGTCGCTGTGGGTCAAAACAAAGTGTGATGCTGCCCGAGCAGGAGAGGATGACACACGCCTGAG gACTCTGAGGGATGGGTTGGGAGAAGCATTTAAGGATGAGGAGGTGCTGATGTGTTTGTTAGAAGAGGAGTTGCGCGTGTATAAGGAGCAGACTGGAGACACAGCGCAGGAGCGCTACAACACACTCTGTGACCTCTTGGATATCTGCCATGAAGAAACGCCACACACACTGAGACGGGCTACTTATCTGTGTGAGATGGCACAGGTTGTGTGCTACCAGGACTTCAGCCAACAGACTGACTG CTCAGCAGTTGACTTTACCCATGAAGCTTTGCGTTTGCTGGAGGCAGAGCCAGAGACGACAGAGAATGCTGATAGGTTGAAGGATGAGAAGGCACATGCCTGCTTGTGGCTCTACATCTGCACTCTTGAGTCCAACCTGCAGGAG GCTGTGGACACAGAGAAGCGATTGCGTGCAGTGCAGGAAGAGAATAAAACGGAGCTGAATATGGACTCCGTTCCCACTAATGATTTAGAGTATGAGGACAAACAGAAATCACAAGAGAGCCAGTTAGTCTATGATGGACTACGCTTCAAtctacttgctcacagca AGTTAAGTGAGCCTTTGGATAGATGTTTGTCTTTATGGCGGAGTCTGCTCAGGGGGTCTGTGCCTGCAGTTAGAGACCCTAAACACACTGCTTATTCCATGACACTGATGGCTGCCCTCTACACTCTTATGGGCAAA CACCTGCAAGCTCTGGAGGCATATCAGCTCGCTGCGGACCTTTTCCGTAGCCTCGGTGATGCCCAGAATAGTGCGAATGCCTTTTGCCACTCTACCAGGATCCTGCTGTATCTAGGCTCCCCTCAGCTTGCACAG GTGGAATTACAAAAAGCAGAAGAGAGTTTGACTTCTGTCCTGAGCTCTGAGGGCTCATCTGTTATATCCATGCTGGCTATGCTGCAAAAATCACAGATACACTACGCTTTAGGACAG CTGGAGCGTGGTGTGTGCTGTCTGATGGAGGTGATTAAGGAGTCCGCTCAGCATCATTCTAAGAGCTGGTACCTGCTCAGGGCACGAGCACTGCAGACAGCCAGTGAATACTTGAGTCTGGACACACAGGCTTTGGACTCACAGTTACGTCAGAGCATCACTCAGCATG GTCTGAAGACTCCTGACACAGCTCAATATGAAGGGTTGAAGCTGTTGTGCAGCCTGGTGATGATGTTGCTGGGCAATGGGTTTTATGGAGCCCCTGGACAAAACACAGACACTCGCTTTGTAGACCAAG GAGAcagtgttgtttttaaatggcTGTTGCTGAGTGAGGTGCTGGTGTCCTCTGAGAGAATGGTGATCGTGAGGAGCAGCAGTGGAGCCATTCATGAAGCTAAAGCTCAATGTCTAGAGGCTCTCAAACTGGCCACCAAACTGCAGACACTCAGCCA ctGTGCTGAGTTGTTGGTATTGAAAGCAGAACTGGAGTTGATGAAGGGCGCAAGTGAAGCTAGCAGTTTGGACCTGGAGCAAGTTAGAAACTTACTTGATCTCTGTACAG ATTTTGGCCAGGGGCAACAGCAGAAGTCTGACATGAAAATTAAACCACGCAAAGGTCGGCCAGCTGCCCCTTCTTCCTCTGGTCAAACCCTTGAGGAAGATGATGATCTGAGTGGAATTCTTAGCTCTCGTGCCCTTCTCAAGGAACCTGTGGAAGCCATGTCTAGATTAGGAAGCCAAGGAGCATCTCCCCCTCTGAAGCCCAAACGCCAGCGTGGGCTTTCCTGCCTGACCCACGCAGAGAGCTGCTCCTGTCCCTGCTGCAGTGAGCTTAGCGTGGCTCGAGTCAGCATCCACTGGGCGCTATTACAGGCCGAGCTCCAGACAGACCCTGAGCACTCCCGCCGGCTACGCCAATCTGCCAGAAAACGCTGCCGCAGTGTCACAGCTAAGCTCCAAAGCAGTTTGGCAGCTCTTGTGTGCTCTAAAAAGGCAGCTGGACTATGTCTGTCGCTGCTCCAGGTAGAACGGGGCAAAATGCATTTGGGTGCTGTACTTCAGCTCCTCAGAACAGGAAACAAAGGGAAAGATACAGTCCTGTGGGAGGAAATAGAGGCAGGATTGGAGGCAGTGATGAACAAAGTGGCACTGAAACCAGAGCTTGGGCCCATCAGAGCTGCTCTACTGGGGGCTAAAGCGGTGGCCTGCTGCTTGGCATTAGCCATGAAGAAACAGTGTACACCTGAAGAACTATTTTATTCTGTATGGGACTGGAATCCACCGAAAAGTAAACCACAATTAAAACCTAAATCAAAGCATCGATCCAAGAGCCCAATTTCTGAAATAACTCCTCCAGAGGCAGGTGTTAAACACCACCCTGACATTAAGAGTGGATCTGACGACCATGAAAGCAGGAAAACCAAAGATACCTCTGTGGTTTCAAAGAAAGCTAAAGACTTGGCACCCAAAATGACTACCACAAAATCCTCCATGATTTTCAAAACTCCCAAAGCAACAAGGACATCCCGGTCCAAATCTGTCTCCACAAGCACTGGAGTTAGTGATTTGAAAGCGTTTGACTTCACTAATGAGGTGCCTGAAATTTCTGTCAACTTCACCCCCTCACTACACACATCTGCCAGCCATCGTGGGATTACAAAGTCAAAAGTTGCTTCAAAGGGATCATTCGAGGTTTACAAAGATTCTTCTCCTGCAGAAGAGAAACACGTAGTCGTGCCAGCTGCGCCTAAACGAAACATGCGTTCTCGCTTTAAG GTCGAGTTCAGTGATGAAAGTGACGCTGAAGCCGCACCTCCTCCTGTAGTGGAAAAGTCTGAGAAAAAGCGAAACGCCTGCAACTCTAAAACATCTCGCACCCTGAAACCAAGTGACGCCAAAGTTGTGAACCCCACTGTAGAATCAGAACCTCCCCGACGGTCACGGACCGCTAAGCAAAGCACAGCACTCCCCTCTACCAGCTGTCTCTCTTCTGAGGAAGAAACTGCTGTATCTTCCCAGACACGCACACGCAGAGGACGATCAAAAAAGAGTCAAAGTTCAGAGGTCACAGAAGAGCCAGAGAAGATGAGGATGATTAAAGAGGATGAAGATGAGGTTCTTTTGGATGTCAGCTTGGAGGAGCTCAGAGGGTCCGACTCAGAGATAAATgacacag GCAGCCCAGATGCTGATTGTGAAGTCTTGAGGAGAGATCTGGCTGCAGATGTTGGGCGAGAGTGTTTCAGTGAGCTCAGAAGAACTGGACAAAATGGCTCTGGATCTCACACAACTCTACAACATGCATCTACACCTTTAG cTGACCTGTCCATAGAGGTGGTCCAGTCATACCTGCGTTCCTCTTGGCTTCTTCTCCACCACTTCCCGCCTCCCTCTCTCTATCCCCACATCTGCTCACTTCTCGCTCAGTCACTCGGCCAGACTGATCCCATCACCACAGCAATGCTACATGCACATTCTCTGGGTGTGTCCACTCGCCACCATATGACCCGTCATGTGGTTAGTCAGTTCAG GAAGCTAAAGAAGTCTTGTAATGATGTAGCAGAAGGTCTTGGTGCTCTGAGTCTGGAGGAAACGTCCAGGGCGACACAGTCTCAGAAACTCTCTGCACTGGAGCAGATCTTTTCCTTCGCCTCATCACACCCAACACAGTTCCCACAGACACACTGTCAGCAGTTCACACAGCAGATGAAAGATCTGCCAGCAG GAATAACAGTGTGCATGCTGTCTCTTGCGGGGGTGTATCCTGATGAAATTGGCAGCACTATTCTTCTGACACAACTGGAGCGCGGCTCTACCCCAATCACTGTTCGAATCCCTACTGCAAACAGAGAG CGCTCTGTTGCCATGCTGCTGGAAGAAATGGATGGAGTCTTGAAGGGACAAAAAGAAGTGAGCATGGTGGCTGAGAAATCGCAGTGGTGGGAAGGAAGGAAGGCATTGGATGCCCGCGTGGAG AAAATGCTTGAGGAGATGGAAGAGGCTTTAGGAGTGTGGCGAGCTTTACTCCTGCCTTTATCCTCTGACCCTGAGCTTGAAGTTCAGGTGAAGTCCTTCCAAAAGGCACTAAAAGGAACAAAGATCACACAGGACATTCTCAGG GTGGTTCTCTCAGCATCTCCACTCCTGTCCCTGCCAGACCTGCAGTGTCTTGTGGAGGGGATGGGTCAGCAGGACAAAGACTTCCTGAGGCTTCTGCAGTGCGGTGTTACTAAACTGAGAGGAAGGGAGGAACCACAGGGACATACAGTTCTGATCTTAGACAAG TACATGCAAAGGTTGCCATGGGAGAACATTGCTTGTCTGAAGACTTGTTCCGTCACTCGTATGCCCTCATTACATGCAGTACTTGGACACAGTCATCTGAAAGAG aTGGATTCGAGTTGTGTTCTGTCCTCTGGTGTGAACCCTAAGAAAGTTTACTATGTGCTAAACCCAGATGGAAACCTACCTGACACTGAGAATCGCTTTAAAGACTGGTTTACTGG CGAGCATGGCAGGGGGTTTGTGGAACTGCTCCTGATCCAGATAAACTACACGAGGCTGTGA